The following are from one region of the Methanomassiliicoccales archaeon LGM-DZ1 genome:
- a CDS encoding flavodoxin has protein sequence MASLVAYFSCSGVTKAVAEKLAEATGSEIFEIVPETPYTAADLNWRDESSRTTKEKEDDSCRPQIKNGGAPVASADVIYVGFPIWWYKEPNIIDTFLESYDFSGKTVVPFATSGSSGMDGIGPRMQKLVPKAKVLKGRRFSSSVSVPDLKEWAGSL, from the coding sequence ATGGCGTCGTTAGTCGCGTATTTCAGCTGCTCGGGAGTGACCAAGGCCGTCGCGGAGAAGCTCGCCGAGGCCACCGGTTCGGAGATCTTCGAGATCGTACCGGAGACCCCCTACACCGCCGCGGACCTCAACTGGAGGGACGAGAGCTCCAGGACCACTAAGGAGAAGGAGGATGATTCCTGCAGGCCGCAGATCAAGAACGGCGGCGCGCCCGTCGCTTCCGCCGATGTCATCTACGTCGGCTTCCCCATCTGGTGGTACAAGGAGCCCAACATCATCGACACTTTCCTGGAATCCTACGATTTCTCCGGGAAGACCGTCGTCCCCTTCGCCACCTCCGGGAGCTCCGGGATGGACGGCATCGGCCCCAGGATGCAGAAGCTCGTCCCCAAGGCCAAGGTGCTCAAGGGAAGGAGGTTCTCATCCTCCGTTTCCGTTCCCGACCTGAAGGAATGGGCAGGATCGCTCTGA
- a CDS encoding flavodoxin: protein MGKDVNWLEERMVPLVAYFSIGGAVRRTAEMISAVMEADIIALDPESEWTKDPSNGYDTVIVGFPMVMFKEPEVVDRFLGACTLIGKTVCPFYVSGSIGNEGHVMPGIRKSARGASIMPVKWFVNDTPLEDVEAWTKAIAAFRAQALS from the coding sequence ATGGGGAAGGACGTCAACTGGTTGGAAGAAAGGATGGTCCCCCTGGTTGCATATTTCTCCATCGGAGGCGCGGTCAGACGCACCGCCGAGATGATATCCGCCGTGATGGAGGCAGACATCATCGCGCTCGATCCCGAGTCCGAATGGACGAAGGATCCATCCAACGGGTACGATACCGTCATCGTAGGCTTCCCCATGGTCATGTTCAAGGAACCGGAGGTCGTCGACAGGTTCCTCGGGGCCTGCACCCTCATCGGCAAGACCGTCTGCCCGTTCTACGTCTCCGGCAGCATCGGCAACGAGGGGCACGTCATGCCCGGCATACGCAAATCGGCCCGCGGAGCATCCATCATGCCGGTCAAATGGTTCGTCAACGACACGCCGCTCGAGGATGTCGAGGCATGGACGAAGGCCATAGCGGCGTTCCGCGCTCAGGCCCTCAGCTGA
- a CDS encoding prephenate dehydrogenase, protein MGSLTVGFIGLGLIGGSVARALKKADPGTVVMAYDRDAESLAEAYKDGTVDILLSGIDSRYSDCDMIFLCAPVSTNMELAAQVAPFMKPGCILTDVGSVKARMHRRIGELGLSDRFIGGHPMAGSERTGYRNSKALLLENAYYIITPTPETSPEDLERFRSLVASMGAIPMVMDPEEHDTVTAAVSHLPHVISAALVNLVKDSDSDDGRMRTVAAGGFKDITRISSSSPEMWQSICAENSENISRLLSLYISDLEGAKRLIDARDREGLRAMFDSARRYRETFPSASAGPIKTDNAIHVEIPDRPGALAVVLTMLASASIDVKNVGIVHNREFETGSLRIELHSERDVEKASGILKGYGYAVTVG, encoded by the coding sequence ATGGGCTCCCTGACTGTAGGATTCATCGGACTGGGTCTTATCGGAGGCTCGGTCGCACGCGCGCTGAAGAAGGCCGATCCGGGCACCGTCGTCATGGCCTACGACAGGGATGCCGAGTCCCTCGCCGAGGCGTACAAGGACGGGACGGTGGACATCCTCCTCTCGGGCATCGACTCCCGCTACTCGGACTGCGACATGATCTTCCTGTGCGCCCCCGTCAGCACCAACATGGAGCTGGCGGCGCAGGTCGCCCCGTTCATGAAGCCCGGCTGCATCCTCACCGACGTCGGCAGCGTCAAGGCCCGCATGCACCGCAGGATCGGAGAGCTGGGCCTGTCTGATCGTTTCATCGGCGGGCACCCGATGGCGGGCAGCGAGAGGACCGGCTACAGGAACTCCAAGGCGCTGCTCCTGGAGAACGCCTACTACATCATCACGCCCACGCCCGAGACCTCCCCGGAGGACCTGGAGCGCTTCCGCTCCCTGGTCGCCTCCATGGGCGCCATCCCGATGGTGATGGACCCGGAGGAGCATGACACGGTGACGGCGGCGGTCAGCCACCTCCCCCACGTTATCTCCGCGGCGCTGGTGAACCTGGTGAAGGACTCCGACTCGGACGACGGCCGGATGCGGACGGTCGCCGCCGGCGGCTTCAAGGACATCACGAGGATCTCGTCCTCGTCGCCGGAGATGTGGCAGAGCATATGCGCCGAGAACTCGGAGAACATATCGCGCCTGCTGTCCCTCTACATCAGCGACCTGGAGGGAGCGAAACGCCTCATAGACGCCCGCGACAGGGAGGGGCTGAGGGCGATGTTCGACAGTGCCAGGCGTTACCGGGAGACCTTCCCGTCCGCCTCGGCGGGCCCCATCAAGACGGACAATGCCATCCATGTGGAGATCCCGGACAGGCCGGGGGCCCTGGCGGTGGTGCTGACTATGCTGGCCTCTGCATCGATCGACGTCAAGAACGTCGGCATCGTCCACAACCGCGAGTTCGAGACCGGATCGCTGAGGATAGAGCTCCACAGCGAGAGGGATGTGGAGAAGGCCTCCGGCATCCTGAAGGGCTACGGGTACGCCGTCACCGTAGGATGA
- a CDS encoding carbonic anhydrase: MDAGSALRKLAEGNRKYVEGRSAGDFSESRRRELAEGQAPFAAVITCSDSRVVPEAVFSAGLGEIFVIRTAGNTAGPDALASAWYAADHLRVPLIVVLGHTGCGAVSAALEGHSGGPMGDIVKRISANIGGERDPRTAAEINARRTAEAVEKAVPGTAVAAAVYDTAGGGVRFLLGEGAKPL, from the coding sequence ATGGATGCGGGATCCGCGCTCAGGAAGCTGGCCGAAGGGAACAGGAAGTACGTCGAAGGGCGTTCCGCAGGAGATTTCTCAGAAAGCAGGAGGAGGGAGCTCGCAGAAGGGCAGGCCCCTTTCGCGGCCGTCATAACCTGCTCTGACTCCAGGGTGGTGCCGGAAGCGGTCTTCTCGGCGGGCCTGGGGGAGATCTTCGTCATACGCACGGCCGGGAACACCGCCGGACCGGACGCCCTGGCCTCAGCCTGGTACGCCGCGGACCACCTCCGCGTCCCGCTCATCGTCGTCCTGGGCCACACCGGGTGCGGGGCTGTCTCCGCCGCCCTGGAAGGGCACAGCGGCGGCCCGATGGGGGACATCGTGAAACGGATATCCGCCAACATCGGAGGGGAGCGCGACCCCCGCACCGCCGCGGAGATCAACGCGAGGAGGACGGCCGAGGCGGTGGAGAAGGCCGTTCCCGGCACGGCGGTCGCGGCGGCAGTGTACGACACCGCCGGAGGAGGCGTCCGCTTCCTCCTCGGGGAAGGTGCGAAACCGTTATAA
- a CDS encoding zinc-ribbon domain-containing protein translates to MYCPNCGMMLPEGADFCPDCGTRTSGYGKTSGTPGTASVPEDGKLRHNILLISFLLNLIVTFALGFAVDLVICTIILMVLYGRRNLYRKNPAGEALVGSAIGLIMGIMLQAVYLWRGENQAPACGDACPPSVEGFS, encoded by the coding sequence ATGTACTGCCCGAATTGCGGGATGATGCTGCCTGAGGGAGCGGATTTCTGCCCCGACTGCGGGACCAGGACCTCAGGGTACGGGAAGACTTCCGGAACACCCGGCACGGCCTCGGTGCCGGAGGACGGGAAGCTCAGGCACAACATCCTCCTGATAAGCTTCCTGCTGAACCTGATCGTCACCTTCGCGCTGGGGTTCGCAGTGGACCTCGTCATCTGCACGATCATCCTCATGGTGCTCTACGGCAGACGCAACCTCTACAGGAAGAACCCTGCGGGCGAGGCGCTCGTCGGATCGGCCATCGGCCTGATCATGGGGATCATGCTCCAGGCAGTCTACCTGTGGCGAGGGGAAAATCAGGCGCCGGCATGCGGCGATGCATGCCCGCCGTCCGTCGAAGGGTTCAGCTGA
- a CDS encoding zinc ribbon domain-containing protein produces MYCPKCGRPVPEGARFCPDCGASMDMVYGGDRDGTATSGTYSADRPRRGRVKDDIRYTNNTESNISLLVGFTLAILATIFLTPIGGFVAGVIFMLLAVGASVLGMVPGNRVFLLGAGGTAGFLIGCLLWIII; encoded by the coding sequence ATGTACTGTCCCAAATGCGGGCGCCCGGTGCCCGAAGGAGCCAGATTCTGCCCCGACTGCGGGGCCTCGATGGACATGGTCTACGGCGGAGACCGGGACGGCACCGCCACCTCCGGAACATACTCGGCGGACAGGCCCCGCCGCGGGAGGGTGAAGGACGATATCCGCTACACCAACAACACAGAGAGCAACATCTCCCTGCTCGTCGGGTTCACGCTCGCGATCCTCGCGACGATATTCCTGACGCCCATCGGCGGATTCGTCGCCGGAGTGATCTTCATGCTCCTCGCCGTAGGAGCATCGGTCCTCGGCATGGTCCCGGGGAACAGGGTGTTCCTCCTGGGCGCCGGAGGCACCGCAGGGTTCCTGATCGGATGCCTGCTGTGGATCATCATATGA
- a CDS encoding zinc ribbon domain-containing protein, with the protein MLCPECGKEYEDAYGFCPWCGAVSRPEPAGTAGAGSTADAAGSPQQAMIPGLPASMVPRMSPAKRSTVWLLCFILAAGICVYGSVSLSFLAGSAALLLATYIPGGAFFPMAGGGTMGLMTGILFRSMLGLS; encoded by the coding sequence GTGTTATGCCCCGAGTGCGGAAAGGAATACGAGGATGCATACGGCTTCTGCCCTTGGTGCGGGGCCGTCAGCAGGCCTGAGCCGGCCGGCACCGCGGGCGCGGGGAGCACGGCAGATGCCGCGGGGAGCCCTCAGCAGGCGATGATCCCGGGCCTGCCGGCATCCATGGTGCCCAGGATGAGCCCCGCCAAGAGATCGACGGTCTGGCTCCTGTGCTTCATCCTCGCGGCCGGGATCTGCGTCTACGGAAGCGTCTCGCTCTCGTTCCTAGCCGGTTCCGCGGCGCTCCTGCTGGCGACCTACATCCCAGGAGGAGCGTTCTTCCCGATGGCGGGAGGAGGGACCATGGGCCTCATGACCGGGATATTGTTCAGGTCGATGCTGGGCCTGAGCTGA